In the genome of Massilia sp. W12, the window CGTCTGCATGCGGAAACCCTGGGCATGATAGACAGCATCCGTCAGCGCTATGGGATTGAAGTGGCGCGCTATCAGCCACAGGCTGAGGCGGTGCAAGCGCATGTCGCAGCGCATGGCGAATTCGCGTTTTATGACAGCGTGGAATTGCGCAAAGAATGCTGCCGCATCCGCAAAGTCGAGCCGCTCGGGCGCGCCCTGGCCGGCTGTGACGCCTGGATCACCGGGCAGCGCCGCGCCCAGTCGCAAACCCGCAGCGAACTGGCCCTCATTGAACATGATGCAGCGCATGACAACATAAAAGCCAACCCGCTGGCTGATTGGAGCGAGGAAGATGTATGGCATTATCTGAAGCATGAAAAAGTGCCTTACAATCCCTTGCATGACAAGGGCTACCCCTCGATCGGTTGCGAACCCTGCACCCGCGCGATTCAGCCGGGTGAAGATATCCGCGCTGGCCGCTGGTGGTGGGAGCAAGCTGACAGCAAAGAATGCGGCTTGCATATTGTGGATGGCAAAATCGTGCGCATCAAAGCAGCAGCATAAGCGCAAACGCTTATGCAATTGATAAAAAAGGAAGCAAACATGAGCAACAGCACCCAGGCGCCGCAGTTGCCGTTTTCCCAACGGCATTTGGATGCGCTGGAATCGGAAGCGATTCACATCATGCGCGAAGTGGCGGCGGAATGCAGCAACCCTGCCTTGCTGTTTTCCGGCGGCAAAGACTCCGTGGTCTTGCTGCGCATCGCAGAAAAAGCCTTCCGGCCAGGCCGTTTCCCCTTTCCGCTGGTGCATATCGACACCGGCCATAATTTCCCGGAAGTGATCACGTTCCGCGATCAGCGTGTGGCCGAACTGGGCGAGCGTTTAATCGTCGGTTCAGTCGAAGATTCGATCAAGCGCGGCACGGTGCGCCTGCGCAATCCGCAAACCGATTCACGCAATGCGGCGCAAGCCGTGACCCTGCTGGAAACCATCGCCGAACATAAATTTGACGCCTGCATCGGCGGAGCGCGCCGCGATGAGGAAAAAGCGCGCGCCAAAGAGCGCATTTTCTCCTTCCGCGATGAATTCGGCCAATGGGACCCGAAGGCGCAGCGCCCGGAATTATGGGATTTGTACAATACGCGCGTGCATCCCGGTGAAAACATGCGGGTGTTCCCGATTTCCAACTGGACTGAGCTGGACGTGTGGCAATACATTGCGCGCGAACAACTGGCCTTGCCGCCGATTTATTTCGCGCATCAGCGCCAAGTCATCCCGCGCCGTGGCCTGCTGGTGCCGCTGACCGATCTGACCCCGGCCCAGGCCGGCGAAGAAGTGATCACCCAAACCGTGCGTTTCCGCACTGTCGGCGATATTTCCTGCACCTGCCCGGTGGCCTCAGACGCCGCTACGGTGGAAGCGATTATCGCTGAAACCGCTGTGACCCAGATCACGGAACGCGGCGCCACCCGGATGGACGACCAGACTTCCGAGGCCTCGATGGAAAAACGCAAGAAACAGGGGTATTTCTGATGGACAACAAACAAGAAGAATTGGGCCTGCTGCGTTTTATCACCGCAGGTTCGGTGGATGATGGCAAGAGCACGCTGATCGGGCGTCTGCTGTTTGACAGCAAGGGCATTTTCGCCGACCAGCTGGAATCGGTGTCGCGCGCCAAACACAAGCGCACCGTGGGCGATGTGATCGACCTGTCACTCTTGACGGACGGCCTGGAGGCTGAACGCGAACAAGGCATCACGATTGACGTGGCCTACCGCTATTTCGCCACGCCCAAGCGCAAATTCATCATCGCCGACACCCCCGGCCACGAGCAATACACGCGCAATATGGTGACCGGGGCCTCCACCGCTGATGCGGTCATCATTCTGGTCGATGTCTCCAAGGTCAAGCTGCGCGAAGATGGCGGGGTGGATCTGCTGATCCAAACCAAGCGCCATTCCACCATCGCCCACTTGCTGCGCATTGAGCATGTGATTGTCGCCGTCAACAAGATGGACTTGGTGGAATACGATCAAACCGTGTATGAGCGCATCGTCACAGCCTACCGCGAATTTGC includes:
- a CDS encoding phosphoadenylyl-sulfate reductase, which gives rise to MSTPAPAGFEERLAQTRAALRQLASEYQHVALASSLAAEDMVLTDLIAQMQLPFAIFTLDTGRLHAETLGMIDSIRQRYGIEVARYQPQAEAVQAHVAAHGEFAFYDSVELRKECCRIRKVEPLGRALAGCDAWITGQRRAQSQTRSELALIEHDAAHDNIKANPLADWSEEDVWHYLKHEKVPYNPLHDKGYPSIGCEPCTRAIQPGEDIRAGRWWWEQADSKECGLHIVDGKIVRIKAAA
- the cysD gene encoding sulfate adenylyltransferase subunit CysD, coding for MSNSTQAPQLPFSQRHLDALESEAIHIMREVAAECSNPALLFSGGKDSVVLLRIAEKAFRPGRFPFPLVHIDTGHNFPEVITFRDQRVAELGERLIVGSVEDSIKRGTVRLRNPQTDSRNAAQAVTLLETIAEHKFDACIGGARRDEEKARAKERIFSFRDEFGQWDPKAQRPELWDLYNTRVHPGENMRVFPISNWTELDVWQYIAREQLALPPIYFAHQRQVIPRRGLLVPLTDLTPAQAGEEVITQTVRFRTVGDISCTCPVASDAATVEAIIAETAVTQITERGATRMDDQTSEASMEKRKKQGYF